A single region of the Brassica rapa cultivar Chiifu-401-42 chromosome A03, CAAS_Brap_v3.01, whole genome shotgun sequence genome encodes:
- the LOC103848153 gene encoding 5'-adenylylsulfate reductase 2, chloroplastic — protein sequence MALAVTSSSTAISGSSFSRSGPCSDRKALQICSFRLSDLSHVSQRRYSLKAESPPTRNDSLVTRASTLITPGVEEKEEDVEDFEQLAKKLEEASPLEIMDKALQRFGSNIAIAFSGAEDVALIEYARLTGRPFRVFSLDTGRLNPETYRLFDAVEKQYGIRIEYTFPDAVEVQALVRNKGLFSFYEDGHQECCRVRKVRPLRRALKGLKAWITGQRKDQSPGTRSEIPIVQVDPVFEGLDGGVGSLVKWNPLANVEGGDVWNFLRTMDVPVNALHAQGYVSIGCEPCTRPVLPGQHEREGRWWWEDAKAKECGLHKGNIKKEDDSTTADLAPAIVHDIFESSNVVALSRGGIENLLKLGNRKEPWLVVLYAPWCPFCQAMEASYVELAEKLAVKGIKVAKFRADGDQKEFAKQELQLGSFPTILLFPKSAPRAIKYPSEHRDVDSLMSFVNLLR from the exons ATGGCCTTAGCTGTCACTTCTTCTTCAACTGCCATCTCTGGATCAAGTTTCTCACGCTCTGGACCTTGTTCTGATCGTAAAG CTCTTCAAATCTGTTCGTTTAGGTTATCTGATCTATCCCATGTCTCTCAAAGACGTTACTCTCTAAAGGCTGAGTCACCACCTACACGCAACGACTCTTTGGTTACCCGTGCTTCGACCCTAATCACTCCTG GAGtggaagagaaggaagaagacgTTGAGGATTTCGAGCAACTCGCGAAGAAGCTCGAAGAGGCTTCTCCACTTGAAATCATGGACAAAGCTCTCCAGAGATTCGGAAGCAACATCGCAATTGCTTTCAG tGGTGCGGAAGATGTTGCACTGATCGAATACGCTCGGTTAACCGGAAGGCCCTTCAGGGTTTTCAGCTTAGACACAGGGAGGTTAAACCCCGAAACCTACAGGCTCTTCGATGCCGTGGAGAAGCAGTACGGGATCCGAATCGAGTACACGTTCCCTGATGCGGTCGAGGTTCAAGCTTTGGTGAGGAACAAGGGTTTGTTCTCTTTCTACGAGGACGGTCACCAGGAGTGTTGCCGTGTGAGGAAAGTAAGACCCTTGCGCCGCGCTCTCAAGGGTCTCAAAGCTTGGATCACTGGACAGAGGAAAGATCAGTCTCCAGGGACGAGATCAGAGATCCCGATCGTTCAGGTCGATCCGGTGTTTGAAGGGTTGGATGGTGGTGTTGGGAGTCTTGTCAAGTGGAATCCTTTGGCTAATGTCGAAGGTGGTGATGTTTGGAACTTCTTGAGGACGATGGACGTTCCGGTGAATGCATTGCACGCGCAAGGGTATGTTTCTATTGGGTGTGAGCCGTGCACTAGGCCCGTGCTTCCGGGTCAGCACGAGAGAGAAGGAAGGTGGTGGTGGGAAGATGCTAAAGCTAAAGAATGTGGTCTGCACAAAGGGAACATCAAGAAGGAAGATGACTCCACCACCGCGGATTTAGCACCTGCTATTGTGCATGATATCTTCGAAAGCAGCAATGTGGTTGCATTGAGCAGAGGAGGGATTGAGAATCTGTTGAAGCTTGGTAACCGCAAAGAGCCGTGGTTGGTTGTGCTTTACGCTCCTTGGTGCCCGTTTTGCCAGGCCATGGAAGCTTCCTACGTCGAATTGGCTGAGAAACTGGCGGTCAAAGGGATTAAGGTGGCCAAGTTTCGGGCTGATGGTGACCAGAAGGAGTTTGCCAAGCAAGAGCTTCAATTAGGAAGCTTCCCGACGATACTTCTCTTCCCGAAAAGCGCTCCGCGGGCAATTAAGTACCCGTCAGAGCATAGAGATGTGGATTCGCTTATGTCATTTGTCAATCTTCTCCGGTGA